Proteins encoded together in one Verrucomicrobiia bacterium window:
- a CDS encoding type II secretion system protein GspD has protein sequence MALPNLTITQIRELQAGIALHLEADLGYRSGSTSPHPLLPSPPEGLNRLLELARVEGQETFLIRLGIVPFISRAPQLWIQALRSPDPSSAWQVNPDLATALGLAEASLATTGQGGQPLTRDDLDFRLIQVSYIDVEGAIESLKGFGIETADSPAKVVLPVAFERLPIVARMPSPEGPKTALLGVDAQKGAAGFDLSMSPSLATALPPDPNLARSSQVLVYFHPDRPDQFTRVRRLLDEFIDRPARQIFIEGLILEISEEGLKELGVDWKYQEGGLELGAGNLLPGLPAASGTAGLTFDSLRDLDQQWVVRLRALVEEQKAEILSRPSVLTLNNRQATIRVGQEIPIATSSEAGIVKDANRISFNFKYLATGIALNIRPRITEDGNEVSMLVDTVVSAPIPGADLELRSSSGEVLASAPTVASRRVQTYTRIANNTPFIIGGLVNRQTTSIRRKVPLLGDIPYLGTFFRTRSTRTRKQEVIIVLTPHVLPEAESERAWGRYLPRDDAKFDDDGNVLFRSSYRIREEDVLDLSFLDRNERLNRYRDLARRVVERNFRLASRPPFNEFADGRVPGESILVERMIYEVVKRLSDSDPAWLDNRIAPDRIIFFSDQNAGGYDVQFLDRILAGFGDGLTAASFFTTQTNRALALTFRRGTDAITAGALTRNPIPEVSLIDCPDRTTWGELLWRWNQPEPDGTPRSTLLIHQPQDLVRLQRALLLREIINLNGGSSRVNRRNFSRGQVLLVPDENTLDTRLLDRRVAEHFLHTEHYYAAALRNIEATLAEIDRLLAESGSPNQP, from the coding sequence GTGGCGCTGCCCAACCTCACCATCACCCAGATCCGTGAACTCCAGGCTGGCATCGCCCTCCACCTCGAAGCCGACCTCGGCTACCGCTCCGGTTCCACCTCCCCGCACCCCCTGCTCCCGTCGCCACCGGAAGGCCTAAACCGCCTCCTCGAACTGGCCCGCGTTGAAGGCCAGGAAACCTTCCTCATCCGTCTCGGCATCGTCCCCTTCATCTCCCGCGCCCCTCAACTCTGGATCCAGGCGCTTCGCAGCCCTGATCCCTCCAGCGCCTGGCAGGTCAACCCCGATCTCGCAACCGCCCTCGGCCTCGCCGAAGCGTCGCTCGCCACCACCGGACAGGGTGGCCAACCCCTCACCCGGGACGATCTCGACTTTCGCCTGATCCAGGTCAGCTACATCGACGTCGAAGGCGCGATCGAGTCCCTCAAGGGCTTCGGGATCGAAACCGCCGACAGCCCCGCCAAGGTCGTCCTGCCCGTCGCCTTCGAACGTCTCCCCATCGTCGCCCGTATGCCGTCCCCGGAGGGCCCCAAGACTGCGCTTCTTGGCGTCGATGCCCAGAAAGGCGCCGCCGGCTTCGACCTATCCATGTCGCCTTCCCTCGCCACCGCCCTCCCGCCCGACCCGAATCTCGCCCGCTCGTCCCAGGTCCTCGTCTATTTCCATCCCGACCGCCCTGACCAGTTCACCCGCGTCCGACGGCTCCTCGACGAGTTCATCGACCGTCCCGCCCGGCAGATCTTCATCGAGGGCCTCATCCTCGAAATCAGCGAGGAGGGTCTCAAGGAGCTCGGCGTGGATTGGAAATACCAGGAGGGCGGACTCGAACTTGGCGCCGGCAACCTCCTCCCCGGTCTTCCCGCCGCTTCCGGCACTGCCGGACTCACCTTCGACAGCCTCCGGGACCTCGATCAGCAATGGGTCGTCCGCCTCCGCGCACTCGTCGAGGAGCAGAAGGCCGAGATCCTATCCCGCCCCAGCGTCCTCACCCTCAATAACCGCCAGGCCACCATCCGCGTCGGCCAGGAAATCCCCATCGCCACCAGCTCCGAAGCCGGCATCGTCAAGGATGCCAACCGCATTTCCTTCAACTTCAAATACCTCGCCACCGGCATCGCCCTCAACATCCGGCCCCGCATCACCGAGGACGGCAACGAGGTCAGCATGCTGGTCGATACGGTCGTCTCCGCGCCCATCCCCGGTGCCGACCTCGAACTCCGCTCCTCCTCCGGCGAAGTCCTCGCCTCCGCCCCCACCGTCGCCAGCCGCCGCGTCCAGACCTACACCCGCATCGCCAACAACACCCCGTTCATCATCGGCGGCCTCGTCAACCGCCAGACCACGTCCATCCGCCGCAAAGTCCCGCTCCTCGGCGATATTCCCTATCTCGGCACCTTCTTCCGCACCCGCTCCACCCGCACCCGCAAACAGGAGGTCATCATCGTCCTCACGCCCCACGTGCTGCCCGAGGCCGAATCCGAACGCGCCTGGGGCCGCTACCTCCCGCGCGATGACGCCAAGTTCGACGACGACGGCAATGTCCTCTTCCGCTCCTCCTACCGCATTCGCGAGGAGGATGTCCTCGACCTCTCCTTCCTCGATCGCAACGAACGCCTCAATCGCTACCGCGACCTCGCCCGCCGCGTCGTCGAACGCAACTTCCGCCTCGCCAGCCGGCCCCCTTTCAATGAATTCGCAGACGGTCGTGTCCCGGGCGAATCCATCCTCGTCGAACGCATGATCTACGAGGTCGTCAAGCGGCTCTCCGACTCCGACCCCGCCTGGCTGGACAACCGCATCGCCCCCGATCGCATCATCTTCTTCTCCGACCAGAACGCTGGCGGCTACGACGTCCAGTTCCTGGATCGGATCCTCGCCGGGTTTGGTGACGGCCTCACCGCCGCCTCGTTCTTCACCACCCAGACGAACCGCGCACTCGCCCTTACCTTCCGCCGAGGCACCGACGCCATCACCGCCGGGGCCTTGACCCGTAATCCCATCCCCGAGGTCAGCCTCATCGACTGCCCCGACCGAACCACCTGGGGCGAACTCCTCTGGCGCTGGAACCAACCCGAGCCCGACGGTACCCCCCGCTCCACCCTCCTCATCCACCAGCCCCAGGACCTCGTCCGCCTCCAACGTGCCCTCCTCCTGCGCGAAATCATCAACCTCAATGGAGGCTCCTCCCGGGTGAATCGGCGCAATTTCAGCCGCGGGCAGGTCCTGCTCGTCCCCGACGAAAACACCCTCGACACCCGGCTCCTCGACCGCCGCGTGGCCGAGCATTTCCTCCACACCGAACACTACTACGCCGCCGCCCTCCGGAACATCGAGGCCACCCTCGCCGAAATCGACCGGCTCCTCGCCGAATCCGGTTCCCCAAACCAGCCCTGA